The genomic region ACTTCCTGCCCCTCTACCAGCAGCACGCCCTCGGCTACTCGCCCCTGGAGGCCGGGCTGACCCAGCTTCCCCTCGCCCTCATGATCACCCTCGCTTCGTGGGTCACGGGCAAGGTCTCCGGCCGTCACGTGCTCCCCGTGGGCCTGCTGGTCCTCGCGGCCGGACTGGCCTGGCTGTCCAGGACTCCGGCCGACGGCACCTTCCCCGTGGACCTGATCGGTCCGATGCTCCTCATCGGCACCGGGCTGGGGGTGGCCTTCGTACGGCTCACCGCGATGTCTTCCACGGGCGTCCCGGCCGCCGACAACGGCCTGGCCGGCGGGCTGGTCAACGCCGCCCGGCAGATCGGCGGAGCCGTCGGCCTGTCCTTCCTGACCCTGCTCCCCTCCACCGGCGCGGCATTCCTGGCCTGCGCCGCCCTGACTCTGCTCATCTCCGCTCTCTCGACTCTCTCCACCCGAAAGGCCTGATCATGACCCTGGACAAGCCGTACGTCACCGGTCACTTCACCCCCGTCACCGACGAGATCACCGGCCACGAACTGAAGGTGCGCGGCACCCTCCCGCCCGAGCTGAACGGCCGCTACTTCCGCAACGGCCACAACCCCAAGCCGGGCATCACCCCCACCCACTGGTTCCGCGGCGAAGGAATGATCCACGGCATCCGCCTCAAGGACGGCCGGGCCGAGTGGTACCGCAACCGCTGGGTGCGCACCCCCTTCCTCGACGGCGTGCCGTTCACCGGAACCGAGCTCGAAGTCAGCGCCGCCGCAACCAACATCATCTTCCACGGGGGCCGCTACCTGGCCCTGCAGGAAGCCAACCTGCCCTGGGAGGTCAGCGCCGACCTCGACACCATCGGCGTCCACGACTTCGGCGGCAAACTCACCAGCGCGATGACCGCCCACCCCAAGGAAGACCCGGAGACCGGCGAGCTGCACTTCTTCAGCTACAGCCCCTTCCCGCCGCACCTGACCTACTACGTGGCCGACGCCTCCGGCGACATCGTCAGGTCGCAGATCGTCGACGGCGCCGGCCCGTCGCTCATGCACGACTTCGCCATCACCCGCGAGCACGTCGTCTTCATCGACTCGCCGGTGGTCTTCGATCACGCCGAGCAGTCCGGCATTCCCTACCGCTGGCACGACGACGTCCCGCTGCGCATCGGCGTGATGCCCCGCGCCGGGGGCAAGACCACCTGGTTCGAGGTGCCCGACCAGGCCGTGCTGCTGCACGTGACCAACGCCTACACCGACGCGCGGGGCCGGATCGTCCTCGAAGCACCGCGTTTCGACCGTTCCGCCTGGGAGAGCTCGTGGAAGTGGTGGGTCGGCTCGCCCGGCTACGGCACCAGCCCCGCCACCGGCTCGACCCTCTACCGGTGGATCATGGACCCGGCCACGGGCAAGGTCACCACCGAGCCCCTGGGCGACCTGGTCACCGAGTTCCCGTCGATCAACGACGCCTACACCGGCTCGGACTACCGCTACAGCTACGCGATCGCGTTCCCCGGCGCGGGCCTGTCCGGCTTCCACACCGTCAAGTTCGACACCCGCACCGGCGGGCAGAAGCTCCGGGCCCACGGCGAGGGCCGGATGCCCGGCGAGGCCGTCTTCGCACCCGCCGAGGGCGGCACCGCCGAGGACGACGGCTACCTGCTCACCATCGTCAGCGACCTCAAGGCCGACGCCTCGGAGCTGCTCGTCCTGGACGCGGGCGACCTGAGCACCGTGGCCGCCGTCGAACTGCCCCGCAGGGTCCCCGCCGGCATCCACGGCCACTGGATCCCCGACGCCGAACTGCCTGCCTGACCCACCCCAGCCGCCCGGGCCGCCGTGTTCCCCCACACGGCGGCCCGGGCTTCCCACACCGGGAAACCGTGCGGACGACCTGGGAGCTCATCATCGCGCGGGCATGGCGGTGGCAGGGCGATGAACCTCCAGGATGACTGCGGTACCGGCCACGGTTCTGTCCTCGTGCATGGTGATCTGCTGGCCGGGCTGGACGTGCGTCCAGTGGGAGGGGGTGAGGGGCACGAGGCGAACCGTGGCTTGCCCGCCGGGCTCCAGCAAGGTCATGTTCTCAATCCAGAGCCGGGCGATGCTGACCGCACGTCCGCCGGTGGGTGAGTGGTGTCCGATGTCCCACATGGGTCGCAGAACACCGGAGCCGATCGGTGTCGTGCGTCGCGCCTCGGTGGCAGGGCGGAGCGTCAGATCCGCCCGGATCACGCCGTTGCGGATCTCGGAGCATCGCCAATGGCACCAAGTCGCGCTCCGCTCCAGCCGGAGCTGCTCAGCCGCTTCGGCGAGCTGCTCCCAGAACGCCAGAGGGAGCGAGTGAGCGTCCCCGAGCTCCTCCAGCAGGCCCAGGGCGATCTCCCACTCGTCGTGGACGAGGTAGTCCCAGATGTCTCGCACCGTGATGTCGTTCTCGGTGGCGGTATCTTCCGGAACCAGCAAGGAAGCTGATTCGAGCAGCTCAGGTACGCCCATGCTCTCATTGTCGACCACGTGAGCTACCAGGCTGCGCATTCCTGGTCTCGCTCGATGGCAGCGAGCCGGTTCTTGAGCCGGTAGCTGGGGCCGTTGCTGGAGATCACATCGCAGTGGTGCAGGAGGCGGTCGAGGGTGGCGGTGGCCAGGACCCGGCGGCCGGCGCGGCGGGCCGTCTGTGTCCACCCCGTCGCCTGCATACGAAAGGCGGTCCTTGCCCTCCGCGATCGGAGGGCAAGGACCGCCGTTACGTTCAGGCCCCGGTGGCCGGCAGTGCCGGCGAGGCGGGGTCCTCCTTGCCGAGCGGATGCCTGTTCAGTGGGGCCCAGTCGGCCCCGGCGGACCGGCTCACTTGGACTGCGTGGAGACGCTCACACCGCTGAAGTCCTGCGCGGCGGCGAGGCTGAAGTAGACCCAGCCGGAGGGCGGGTTGTCGATCGTCAGGGTCTCGCCGTTGCCGGCGTTGGTGGACTTCGCCTGGTAGCCGCTGGTGGTGGCCCAGCTGCTGCCGCCGTAGTACAGGTCGGCGTTGCCGGTGCCGCCGCTGCTCGTGATGGTCAGCTGCTTGACGCCGGCCGGCAGGTAGACGAAGTGGTAGCTGTAGTTGCCGGTGGAGGCCGCGAGGTTGTCCCGGCGGCAGTTCGCGTCGAACTGACGGGGGTCGCTGGCGGTGCAGAGCGGGGTGGACGGGGCCTCCGGCAGCGGGCCGCAGTCGTTGGTCGCGCAGGTGGTCGTCAGCCAGGTGGCGAACCCCGCGTCGTAGCTCGTGCCGATGGTCTGCTTCAGGAAGGTGCGGGCACCGTTCCAGTCACCGGTGCGGTACTTGCCCAGCACGGTCTGGACGTCGGCGGGGTGCGCCTGGAGCATGTAGCGGACCGCGAGGAAGCCCCAACGGTAGACCCGGTTCGAGTTGACCTGGGGGTCCTCGTCCTGGCCGTAGACGGTGTCGAACAGGTCGCTGAGCTTGTACGTGTTCTTGCGGGCCTCGGCGATCGCGTCGGCGTTGCGCTCACCCCGGTAGCCGAACGAGATGTT from Streptomyces sp. NBC_00190 harbors:
- a CDS encoding carotenoid oxygenase family protein, whose amino-acid sequence is MTLDKPYVTGHFTPVTDEITGHELKVRGTLPPELNGRYFRNGHNPKPGITPTHWFRGEGMIHGIRLKDGRAEWYRNRWVRTPFLDGVPFTGTELEVSAAATNIIFHGGRYLALQEANLPWEVSADLDTIGVHDFGGKLTSAMTAHPKEDPETGELHFFSYSPFPPHLTYYVADASGDIVRSQIVDGAGPSLMHDFAITREHVVFIDSPVVFDHAEQSGIPYRWHDDVPLRIGVMPRAGGKTTWFEVPDQAVLLHVTNAYTDARGRIVLEAPRFDRSAWESSWKWWVGSPGYGTSPATGSTLYRWIMDPATGKVTTEPLGDLVTEFPSINDAYTGSDYRYSYAIAFPGAGLSGFHTVKFDTRTGGQKLRAHGEGRMPGEAVFAPAEGGTAEDDGYLLTIVSDLKADASELLVLDAGDLSTVAAVELPRRVPAGIHGHWIPDAELPA
- a CDS encoding ATP-binding protein produces the protein MQATGWTQTARRAGRRVLATATLDRLLHHCDVISSNGPSYRLKNRLAAIERDQECAAW